The Arachis duranensis cultivar V14167 chromosome 2, aradu.V14167.gnm2.J7QH, whole genome shotgun sequence genome has a window encoding:
- the LOC107472724 gene encoding uncharacterized protein LOC107472724 codes for MVAEKEEDPRGREGCGQSHRHQIRLCRWRPRRQAAAPPLPPLGFWEEELERERENERERTREFAERETSPYTNRGGRRNSPEEKETRHRASSRQERRYRRRKTRRSFQTHRQHYLATVLNFICLCLCIRFEMTA; via the exons ATGGTTGCCGAGAAGGAGGAGGACCCGCGAGGAAGAGAGGGATGCGGTCAGTCTCATCGTCATCAGATCCGTCTTTGCCGATGGAGACCCCGTCGCCAAGCTGCTGCGCCGCCGCTGCCACCGTTGGGTTTCTGGGAAGAGGAGCTCGAACGGGAGAGAGAGAACGAGAGAGAGAGAACGAGAGAGTTCGCAGAAAGAGAAACATCACCATACACGAACAGAGGGGGGAGGAGGAACTCACCGGAGGAGAAGGAGACTCGTCACCGTGCCTCTAGTCGCCAGGAACGGCGCTATCGTCGCCGGAAAACACGCCGGAGCTTCCAAACTCACCGGCAACACTACCTTGCCACTGTTCTG AATTTTATCTGCCTTTGTCTTTGTATTCGATTTGAAATGACTGCCTAG